The Macaca fascicularis isolate 582-1 chromosome 11, T2T-MFA8v1.1 genomic sequence TTAAAGGTCCAAGCCAGACCAGGAATTGTCATAAATCCTGTCTACATCAAATGCTCACTTCTGTGCTGGGCTTGCAGCCCCAACAAAAAAGGCAGGGAATTCTGGCagggaggagatgtggccaggATCTTTTAAACCCACTCAGAACAATGACAACAAATCTCCCATCACCCCTTCTGTGACACCCTCACTCTCAAAGAGGAAAGAACTGTGACATCAAAGACTCTCCTAATATGGCTTGCTTTGTAAGGGACTCAAAACCTCCAACCTTCTCCAAATGAACTCTGTCTGTGAGGTCCCTTCTAACCCCTCATATCTTCACCCTCCTGCAGGCCCACCACATCCCCATCCCCTCTACCACACACACTCCAAATGGCACAAGAAGGATGTCATACTCACAAATGTTAACTGGAGAAACTCCCTCTCCACTCAACCTGATTGGGAAGAGCGGGGAGAAGAAAGGTTACCAATGTGGCCAGCAGCTTATGGGCCTTTGCAATGACacttttgtaattgttttcaaagcatttaaacatactttattatttttattgcagaaGTAATACAGGTTGAAATTATTTGAGAACTAGTAATATTAAAGATAATATTAATAatctaatgaataaaataagatgGAGTTTGAGGTTCATAGGAGCAAAAATCTATAAtctcagaaatacattttttggtTTAAACTAGTTAGATGCCTTAGGGAAATTAAAAGTAATCATACAATGGCATCAACTGGATAGGAAGGGCCTGTCCTATAATAAGATTTGTCTCTCAACAAGGGTCCATTGTCAAGCACTGAGCCAGCGCAGAGCTTATTATACATAAGTGTGGAGAGGAGTCTGAgtcataaaaataacaatagtaatatCAGTTTATTATTATCTTAGTAACCAAGTAACTTTGCTTTAGCATCTTCAGGACAGAACTGGCATTCATTCATAAACACATACTGAGAATCTTAACAAGAGCTAACAGTTGTTGAGTATCTGTTACCTATATCACACCACTCAGTTCTCTCAACAACCtcatgaggtaggtattattcaCTCACTTTTGTAGAGGGAGAAATGGAAGCTCAGACAAGTTAACTAACTTGCCCATAGTCACAAAGCTGGATTTGAAGCCAGATTCATCTGACACCAAAACCTATGTCTTTGGCCACGAAGCAGaatgatagctaacatttattgaacacgcTGTGTACCATGCATTGTTCTAAGAGCTTTGTGTGTATTCCCCTGTTTTAACCCTTTTAATAATGTGAGAATTTAGAACTATTGTTATTCACATTTTATTGGGTGAGAACACTGAGAcatggagaggttaagtaatctGCTCTTGGCTACACAGCTTCTAACTGGTAGAGCACAAAACTCCCATGAAGCTTTGCAGATCATGTAATCTGACCTTTTCATTTTATCATTGAAGAAATTGAGGGCCAGAGAAGGGAGACTGACTTTCCCAAGGTTATATAGCTACTTAGTGGTAGATATGTAAGCCCAAATCCTAGGACTGTTTGTTTTCAGCCTATGGCCTTTTAGACCACATTTTGAGAGCTGCCATGTAACCAGATGTCtcctttggtagaattcatttACTTAGACCTGATCAGGTTTTAGGTTTCCATGGGGGTACTAATTGTAGTTGCACCTCAAATGATTTACTAGCctggaaggaaattaaaattactttttttttttttttttttgccatagccCAATTCTGAGCTGCATTTTCTTCCAGGAGAAGAAGGGGCTGCAACAGCCTGAGCCCCTAGGAATGCCCAGGAAGCTGGGGGGAACTCAACTTGCTTTGAGGATGAAGTTGGTGCATCTATCTCACCTGCACTCCTCGCCCTCCAGCAGCTTGCGGTAGGTGGCGATCTCCACGTCCAGGGCCAGCTTGATGTTCATCAGCTCCTGGTACTCACGCAGGAGCCGAGCCATATCCTGCTTGGCCTTCTGCAGAGCCTCCTCAAGGTCCACCAACTTGGCCCGTGCATCCTTGAGAGCCAGTTCTCCACGCTGTTCTGCATCAGCAATGGCTGTTTGCAAGCTGGAGCACTGTAAGGACAGGAGGAAACCATGAATCCTGCTGACAGCCCATGGAGGTGTGGTGCTTCTTGGGGAGGAGTTCTTAAAGATGGCAGAATGGCCCAGAAGAAATGAGCATTTGAGGAGCTCTTGGCCCTGCCAAAACTTTACCTGCTTCTTGACGCTGTCGATCTCAGCTCTCAGCCTCTGGATCATGCGGTTCATTTCAGAGATCTCTTGTTTGGTGTTTCGAAGGTCATCCCCATGTCTGCCTGCTGTGACCTGCAGCTCCTCATACTGAGAGAACCAGAGCAAACTCAGTCACTGAGTCAAATGCCTGGCCCGGGCACTCGCTGTGCACACAGACTCACCCTGGGTGCCACAAGCAGGCTCATTTATTCCTGGTCATTCACTCCTTCCCCCTGAAGCTTACAGTTTATTGGGGGACATAGACATTAATTGAATCAGCATATGATCAAATGTATAGTTCCACACTGAGATAAGTGCCCTTAGGAAATGAACAGTGTAGTGAAGGAATCTGACCTAGAGTTGGAAGTGGGGAGTGGTGGTCAGGGAAGTCTCTCCAGAGATGGAGATGCCTGAGCTGTGgtctgaaggatgagaaggagggACCTAAGTGACCAGCTGTGGGGGAGAACATTCCAGACAAAGGAAACAGCCTGCATGAAGGCCCTGGGTCAGGAAAGGAACATGGTGAGTTCTAGGAGTGAGATGGTGATTTGGTCACTATCCCTGGGGAGTTTCTGGTCACAAAGCATGCATCCAGACCAACTGTGCCCATGAATTTTGGTAGCCCACCAAACACCAGAGCTGGGGAAACAGGGAGGAGATATGGGGGAACGGTGTGGGATGGTACAGAGGCTGTGGAAGGCACAATTTTGAAGTCTTTGTAAAAGTATTtccaatctcaggtagttctcAATCTAATGGTGCATATCCAGGACACAGGACACATGAATTTAAGAGCGATAATTACACCCTGTCTCCTTCAGCAGACTGAAGTGAAATGTACACCCTTCCCCAACACAAGGAGATCCCCTGCCCGAGTCAAGATCTGTGAGGTTCTTGAAAGTGCTGACGAGCTCAGCTTCCTGTTTCTATACACGATTAAATGGAGCAACAACCCAACAACATGAGGAATTGTTTGCTATCGATTTCAACCACTTCACCTTGGGGTTAAGTGCATCATGTTTCCTCTCACCGTCAAGGCGCTGCCTCTGCGCTGTGGACCCCTGGCCCCTGCTACCCACCTTCCTTTCCACCACACTCCTGACCAGACAGGACTGAGGCAGTGCATGGAGCAGGCAAAGAGTAGGAACCAGCTTGTAAGTGAGCAGCTGCCCCAAGAGGGGTCTGGATTTGGCAGGGAGCTGGTATCGTGGGTCACCTGTACCCTTCCAAAGCCAAACATCTTTGTGGCTGTCTGAGCTCTGGGAAGTAGCTGTTTGTGTTTATCCCAGCCTTCCTCTTCCTGACGTAAACTCCCTTGCTTGTTTCTGCCTGCCAGCTCCTTGTTCAGCCTTAAATCTCTCCCCACTCCTCGGCAATCTTttgtccctcatggcttcccaaCTGGACAAAGCTCCCACGTCTTCCTGGAAGCTTTTTATTCATGCTATCTTTTCCCTTCCATGATTGTCTATTCACTTCATGGCCTTCCAGAGCTTGGGTTCTCTGTTTGCAGTTTATTCATTTGCAACCCTGTAACCTTGATTGGCATACAGCAGGAGCTCAGAAAATATATAGAGAATAAATAAGCCTTttagaaactgcttcatgattgTGTCTCAGTTGTCCTGgtgtctcactctgctgccacCCAGATCTTGAGGAATATGGGGCCGGTGGATGTCCCGAGCTCCCAGCATTGGGTTGATCACATATTAGTGTGCCTGGTTGGGCTTCCACATGCATTTTAAGCTAAGTTTTCATAGCATCAAAGACATGCCTGCTAAGTTGAAATAAACGAATGTGCTCACACATTTCCTGAGGTTGAGTTAAGTGATAATGTGGAGCCTCAGAGAACACTAACCCTGGAGCCTATCATGCAGGTGTCCATGCTCACCTTGGTCTGGTACCAGGACTCAGCCTCGGCCCGGCTGCGGTTGGCAATGTCCTCGTATTGCGCTTTGACCTCGGCGATGATACTGTCCAGGTCCAGGTTGCGGCTGTTGTCCATGGACAGCACCACTGACGTGTCACTGACCTGGGTCTGCAACTGGGACAGCTCCTGCAGGGCGGTAAACTCAGCATCACCAAGGCATAAGAAGAAGGATCTTAAATCTTCATGGTTGACTACCCATCTAGGTCAGGAATCCTTTCCTTGGTATTCCTGGAAGATTCTCCCAGCTGTTCCCTAGGTATTCCCATTCATCCCCAAAGATCAGTGTGGTGAAAGTCTTTCCCAGCCTTGCTTCTCAAGGCTCCCATCTGTGTGCTTTCCCTGGGCGTAAGGATGGATAAGCATCTTCTGAATTAGAATTGCACAGATTTGAATGTGACATATGTCTGTTCAGTCTGCCAGCATAAAAGCCTTCTTCAAGAGCATCAGGGGACATCTGGGACCCTGCTTCCCCCTGCGCAGTGTGACTCCATCActttccacctctctctctctttccacagACCCAGGTCTCTGCCTTCGGAGGGTTAGCGCTCAGAAGGAGGCATCTTCAAAGGGCAGGAAGCCCCCTGACCAATGAGCTGAGGGgtagcttgcttttttttctttttaaatacttttcagggaaggggaagggaacagGTATGTCTTGATTCCTTGGGAAAGTTACCCAGTGACCTTGAATTTGGGAATCAGTACTCTCTCCTTGCTAGATGTTGTCCTTTCATGGGATGAGGGAGTTCGGGGGAGAAGCATCAGAGCTGGGATAGTTTAGTATGATAAGGCTCCAAGCAGTTCTCCCTGGTCCCCTTATCCCCAAGCCCCAGCTTGAAGTATCCAGGCAAGATGTTGGGCAGAGGCACTGAGTAAATGAATGACACAATGCATCATCCTTTTCTTTCCAGGCCCCAGACCTAGGAGGGACAGAAATACTTGCAGACTCTTACTGCATCAAAGACTGAGTGGAGGAAGTTGATCTCCTCAGGCAGAGATTTGACcttggcctccagctccaccttGTTCATGTAGGTAGCATCTACGTCCTGGAACGACAGCACAGGATGCTTCTTTGAGTCTGCAGCCCCAAGCACTTAGCCCAAAAGAAGCTGAGCAGATTTCTCCCTAGCCCATCTAGTTTGGATTTTAGAAAACTCTGTGTCTGGGGGATTTGGGGTTGGGGATGGGTGATTACTAAGAACTGGGACTTGAATCCCTGAGCTCACAGAAACCCAAGTAGGGCTAATGGGGCCATCAACGTAGAGGGAACATGTTAGGAGGTTTGAACCCTGCAGATATTCTCATGGTTGATGTGACATTTTTTTGGTGGCCCAAGGGTCAGAAGTCAGGTTACCCGACACTCCAGATTCTGTTTTAAACCTTTTCCTTTGAGAGACATCCCCACTCACCTTTTTCAGGGCTACAAATTCATTCTCAGCAGCCGTGCGCTTGTTAATTTCATCTTCATACCTATAAGGACAGAGGAGGGGGTGTGCTGTTGAGTAAGTTTGCATTGAACTCTTCCTGGGCTGGTGTAGCAAGAGTTAAGAGCCCTCGAATCATTTTCAGCTCTTCCGCTGACCTGGGCGTGACTTTGGGTGATTCGCCTAACCTCTATTTCTCCCTCCATAAAAGGGGGATaatttcttctgctagtttttaataaacttttctaAGAGTAGAAGGTGAGCATGGAActtaaaggaatagaaaaatgtACTTAGGCAATTCCATCTTTTGATAGATATGCAATGCCAATCTTTAAAATGGTTTTCCACCTCAAGTGTCTGCTGAAATCGTGGAGTAAACTTTATCTGTTCAGCAGGCTCTTTCAGgtacattttgatatattttcactGAACCTCAGGGTGGCCCCCGAGAAGTATGCTTTTTGTAACTAGGGGTAGCTCAAGCTCAGAAATAAGGGCAAGCTGGCTAACGGGTTAGCCTGGGCCAAATCCCTTTCCACTGGATACCTCACCTACTGCAGCCTGGATGATGTGCAGTCAAAAGTTGCCCCCCACAAGGAAGGTCAGATTGCCTCCTTTAAACTCTTCCTTGCTACCTCTCTTCACTCCACAGTGAATGCCATCCTGGAAATGCAAACCATCCCAGTAATTGAGCCCATGTCCAAtggaattaaacaatatactGACTGTGAAATTACATTATGATTTCTAGAGTGAGTAGCAATGTTTTGTCGGATGATGCTGATACCCCTTTGTAGTCATGTGGACAAAAGGAATAGGATCTTCATCAATAGAGATGCACGAGATGAAGGTCCTTGTGTTACCCCACACAGTGCTGTCTCCACCTTGAGGGATAACAGCTACAGTTCCAAAGCTCCCAGCTGATACTGGCATTTGCTCCTTTGCACCTCTCTGATCCTCATACAAAGGACCCTTAGGATGGCTGTGTGTGGCCAGAAGCTAGTGTTCCACTTACCTGACTTTGAAATCTTCCACAACATCCTGCATGTTCCTCAGCTCAGCTTCAAGCCTGCCCCTCTCGGTGGTGATGCTTTCCAGCTGCCGTCGGAGCTCACTGATATAGGAATCAAAGAGGGGCTCTAGATTCTGCCTCACGGTCCTGGAGCCCTGCTCCTGCAGGAGGGCCCACTTGGTCTCTAGGACCTTGTTTTGCTGCTCCAAGAACCTCACctggagggaagaagagagaatgaaaccTTGAGAAGTTGGAGAGGCAGAGTCAGACACTCCTATTCataagggagagaagaaaaagatatatttttttcacgTGGCACCC encodes the following:
- the KRT75 gene encoding keratin, type II cytoskeletal 75 encodes the protein MSRQSSITFQSGSRRGFSTTSATTPATGRSRFSSVSVARSAAGNGGLGRISSAGASFGSCSLYNLGGAKRVSISGCGSSFRSGFGGRASSGFGVNSGFGYGGGVGGGFSGPSFPVCPPGGIQEVTVNQSLLTPLNLQIDPTIQRVRAEEREQIKTLNNKFASFIDKVRFLEQQNKVLETKWALLQEQGSRTVRQNLEPLFDSYISELRRQLESITTERGRLEAELRNMQDVVEDFKVRYEDEINKRTAAENEFVALKKDVDATYMNKVELEAKVKSLPEEINFLHSVFDAELSQLQTQVSDTSVVLSMDNSRNLDLDSIIAEVKAQYEDIANRSRAEAESWYQTKYEELQVTAGRHGDDLRNTKQEISEMNRMIQRLRAEIDSVKKQCSSLQTAIADAEQRGELALKDARAKLVDLEEALQKAKQDMARLLREYQELMNIKLALDVEIATYRKLLEGEECRLSGEGVSPVNISVVTSTLSSGYGSGSGIGGGSLGLGGGSGYSFTTSGGHSLGAGLGGSGFSATSNRGLGGSGSSVKFVSTTSSSRKSYKH